A window of the Cloacibacillus sp. An23 genome harbors these coding sequences:
- a CDS encoding NADH:flavin oxidoreductase: MQILEPVKFRNLELRNRLVWLPAVTCMADEIGFVTDPLIERHVARAKGGFGLIDVEACGVLDRKSPHLLRICDDKFIPGLKEMTDAVHAEGCKMTLQLIHYVKQSVRTGWKQAIEDLSYEEIDEIKKQFVDSTVRARKAGFDGVELHVAHGYTLSSFISLLNKRTDKYGRNTEGRCRIVTEIMEDIRKEVGDDYCVGCRISGEEFVIGGNTLKQTTEIAKIFAQAGMDFISVSAGGKTEDGPWYTGYSGSRCMATANLPYGCHVYLSRGIKRALREINSDIPVIVSGKIKDLQHGEEVFQAGDADLIGVCRPALADPDWIKKQVEGREKEIIKCVYCNGCLERDQRHEIVNCVIADKIAERKAAQQAKQD; the protein is encoded by the coding sequence ATGCAGATATTAGAGCCTGTAAAATTTAGAAATCTCGAGCTGAGAAACCGCCTTGTCTGGCTGCCCGCGGTCACCTGCATGGCCGACGAAATAGGCTTCGTCACCGATCCCCTTATCGAGCGCCACGTCGCGCGCGCGAAGGGCGGCTTCGGACTCATCGACGTGGAAGCCTGCGGCGTCCTCGACAGAAAGAGCCCCCACCTTCTCCGCATATGCGACGACAAGTTCATCCCCGGACTTAAAGAGATGACCGACGCCGTCCACGCCGAGGGCTGCAAGATGACGCTCCAGCTCATCCACTACGTCAAGCAGTCGGTCCGTACAGGCTGGAAGCAGGCTATCGAAGACCTCTCCTATGAGGAAATAGACGAGATCAAAAAGCAGTTCGTAGACAGCACCGTCAGGGCCCGTAAGGCCGGATTCGACGGCGTCGAGCTCCACGTAGCGCACGGCTACACGCTTTCATCATTCATTTCGCTCCTCAACAAGCGCACCGACAAGTACGGACGCAACACCGAAGGCCGCTGCCGCATCGTCACCGAGATAATGGAAGACATCCGCAAGGAAGTCGGCGACGACTACTGCGTCGGCTGCCGCATCTCGGGCGAAGAGTTCGTCATCGGCGGCAACACGCTGAAGCAGACGACCGAGATAGCGAAGATATTCGCGCAGGCCGGAATGGACTTCATCAGTGTGTCGGCGGGCGGAAAGACCGAGGACGGCCCGTGGTACACCGGATACAGCGGAAGCCGCTGCATGGCGACCGCGAACCTGCCATACGGATGCCACGTCTATCTCTCGAGAGGCATCAAGAGGGCGCTGCGCGAGATCAACTCCGATATCCCCGTCATCGTCTCCGGCAAGATCAAAGACCTCCAGCACGGCGAAGAAGTATTCCAGGCCGGCGACGCCGACCTCATCGGAGTCTGCCGTCCGGCGCTCGCCGACCCGGACTGGATTAAGAAGCAGGTCGAAGGCCGCGAGAAGGAAATAATCAAGTGCGTCTACTGCAACGGCTGCCTCGAGCGCGACCAGCGCCACGAGATAGTCAACTGCGTCATCGCCGACAAGATCGCCGAGCGCAAGGCGGCGCAGCAGGCGAAGCAGGACTAG